One part of the Drosophila teissieri strain GT53w chromosome 3R, Prin_Dtei_1.1, whole genome shotgun sequence genome encodes these proteins:
- the LOC122619739 gene encoding elongation of very long chain fatty acids protein AAEL008004 — MAAVNATQVDYWNFLFTDLADPRTNDWFLIKSPLPLLGILAFYLVFVLSWGPRFMKDRKPFKLERTLLVYNFFQVALSVWMVYEGVVIWQYYSWRCQPVDWSRTPKAYREARVVYVYYLAKITELLDTIFFVLRKNDRQVTFLHVYHHTVMPMISWGTSKYYPGGHGTFIGWINSFVHIIMYSYYFLSAFGPQMQKYLWWKKYITNLQMIQFCCALIHQSQLLFTDCGYPRWSVCFTLPNAVFFYFLFNDFYQKSYKKKRAAAKEKALLADNNNDGCAKDLNKAIALQQQQQKQKQKAL; from the exons ATGGCAGCCGTCAACGCAACGCAGGTGGACTATTGGAACTTTCTGTTCACCGATCTGGCAG ATCCCCGCACCAATGACTGGTTCCTGATCAAGTCGCCACTGCCCCTGCTGGGCATCCTGGCCTTCTACCTCGTCTTCGTGCTGTCCTGGGGCCCCAGGTTCATGAAGGATCGCAAGCCCTTCAAGCTGGAACGCACCCTGCTCGTCTACAACTTCTTCCAGGTGGCCCTCAGCGTGTGGATGGTCTACGAGGGCGTCGTCATCTGGCAGTACTACAGCTGGCGCTGCCAGCCGGTGGACTGGTCCCGCACCCCCAAGGCCTACCGTGAGGCGCGCGTCGTCTATGTCTACTATCTGGCCAAGATCACCGAGCTGCTGGACACCATCTTCTTTGTGCTGCGCAAGAACGACCGCCAGGTGACCTTCCTGCACGTGTACCACCACACGGTGATGCCCATGATCAGCTGGGGCACCAGCAAGTACTATCCCGGCGGACACGGCACCTTCATCGGCTGGATCAACTCCTTCGTGCACATCATCATGTACTCCTACTACTTCCTCTCCGCCTTCGGACCCCAGATGCAGAAGTACCTGTGGTGGAAGAAGTACATCACCAACCTGCAGATG ATCCAGTTCTGCTGCGCCCTGATCCACCAGTCCCAGCTGCTGTTCACGGACTGCGGGTATCCCAGGTGGTCGGTGTGCTTCACGCTGCCCAACGCGGTGTTCTTCTACTTCCTGTTCAACGACTTCTACCAGAAGTCCTACAAGAAGAAGCGGGCGGCCGCCAAGGAGAAGGCTCTGCTGGcggacaacaacaacgatggATGTGCCAAGGACCTGAACAAGGCCAttgcgctgcagcagcagcagcaaaagcagaagcagaaggcCTTGTAA
- the LOC122619337 gene encoding elongation of very long chain fatty acids protein 7: MTDYMKIVEERISGLSKGVDETVDSWFLMSSPAPVVAVVLVYLAFVLKIGPEYMKNRKPMDLKRIMVFYNAFQVLYSIWMCRTSIQESNVMSSIFSKKCEINRTREQNLTLYSGAWFYFFSKIIDLLDTTFFVLRKKDNQVSFLHVYHHTITVLFSWGYLKYAPGEQGVIIGILNSGVHIIMYFYYMVAAMGPQYQKYLWWKKYMTSIQLIQFVLILGYMLTVGAKGCNMPKTLTFFFVGNTVIFLYLFGNFYRKTYKKAKSVDGGSRTTGSSLAQSALRAAGGLGCMPQTMNAGKHLLQNGHPGKAYLDLNNNSVKPMKLE; encoded by the exons ATGACGGACTACATGAAGATTGTCGAGGAGCGCATCTCCGGCCTCTCCAAAGGAGTGG ATGAGACGGTGGACAGCTGGTTCCTGATGAGCTCCCCGGCGCCCGTGGTGGCCGTGGTGCTGGTCTACTTGGCATTCGTTCTGAAGATCGGACCCGAGTACATGAAGAACCGCAAGCCCATGGACCTCAAGCGCATCATGGTGTTCTATAATGCCTTCCAGGTCTTGTACTCCATTTGGATGTGCCGCACG TCCATCCAAGAGAGCAACGTGATGTCGTCGATCTTCTCGAAGAAGTGCGAGATCAACCGCACCAGGGAGCAGAACCTGACCCTCTACTCGGGCGCCTGGTTCTACTTCTTCTCGAAGATCATCGATCTGCTGGACACGACGTTCTTCGTGCTGCGCAAGAAGGACAACCAGGTGTCGTTCCTCCACGTCTACCATCACACCATCACGGTGCTCTTCTCCTGGGGCTACCTGAAGTACGCGCCTGGTGAGCAGGGCGTGATCATTGGCATTCTCAACTCGGGCGTGCACATCATCATGTACTTCTACTACATGGTGGCCGCGATGGGACCCCAGTACCAGAAGTACCTGTGGTGGAAGAAGTACATGACCAGCATCCAGCTGATCCAGTTCGTGCTCATCCTGGGCTACATGCTGACCGTGGGCGCCAAGGGCTGCAACATGCCCAAGACACTGACCTTCTTCTTCGTGGGCAACACGGTCATCTTCCTGTACCTCTTCGGCAACTTCTACCGCAAGACCTACAAGAAGGCCAAGTCCGTGGACGGAGGCAGTCGCACCACCGGCAGCAGCTTGGCCCAATCCGCACTGCGTGCCGCCGGAGGACTGGGCTGCATGCCGCAGACCATGAACGCCGGCAAGCATCTGCTCCAGAATGGCCATCCCGGAAAGGCGTACCTCGATCTGAACAACAACAGCGTGAAGCCGATGAAGCTGGAATGA
- the LOC122619026 gene encoding adiponectin receptor protein isoform X2, which translates to MDSATNLLERHGSAADVSGGSHPAEVEVTTQARATFGMDAEGHATGEAVTTTTATLRREGSDEDIFEQVQMILRKRRGWGPEDSLSPNDLDLLEYDDELGEEDDAGCPLPSTPEDTQLIEAEVWEASWKVCHYKNLPKWLQDNDFLHRGHRPPLPSFRACFKSIFRVHTETGNIWTHLLGCIAFIGVALYFISRPSVEIQTQEKIVFGAFFIGAIVCLGFSFAFHTLSCHSVEMGRLFSKLDYCGIALLIMGSFVPWLYYGFYCHYQPKVIYLSVVSILGILSIVVSLWDKFSEPGLRPLRAGVFMSFGLSGVIPAIHYSIMEGWFSQMSRASLGWLILMGLLYILGALLYALRVPERWFPGKFDIWGQSHQIFHILVIAAAFVHYHGISEMAMYRVMYSECTVPIEPITF; encoded by the exons ATGGATTCGGCCACCAATCTCCTGGAGCGACACGGCTCAGCGGCTGATGTGAGTGGCGGAAGCCACCCCGCCGAAGTGGAGGTAACCACCCAGGCCCGTGCCACTTTTGGCATGGACGCCGAAGGACATGCTACCGGGGAGGCAGTGACCACCACCACGGCCACCTTGCGTAGGGAAGGATCCGACGAGGACATCTTTGAGCAGGTGCAGATGATTCTGCGCAAGCGGCGTGGCTGGGGACCAGAGGACTCGCTCAGTCCCAATGATCTGGACCTCCTGGAGTACGACGACGAGTTGGGCGAGGAGGATGACGCCGGTTGTCCACTCCCCTCGACGCCGGAGGACACACAGCTTATTGAGGCGGAG GTCTGGGAGGCTAGCTGGAAGGTGTGTCACTACAAAAATCTACCCAAGTGGCTGCAGGACAACGACTTCCTACACCGCGGCCATCGCCCACCGCTGCCCTCTTTCCGTGCGTGCtttaaatcgattttccgCGTACACACGGAAACTGGCAACATCTGGACACATCTTCTTGGCTGCATCGCCTTCATCGGCGTGGCTTTGTACTTCATCTCGCGCCCCTCGGTTGAGATCCAGACACAGGAGAAGATCGTTTTTGGAGCCTTTTTCATCGGAGCCATCGTATGTCTAGGATTCTCATTCGCTTTTCACACACTGAGCTGTCACTCTGTAGAGATGGGAAGACTGTTTTCTAA ACTTGACTATTGTGGAATTGCGCTGCTGATCATGGGTTCCTTTGTGCCTTGGCTGTACTATGGCTTCTACTGTCATTACCAGCCAAAGGTCATATACCTATCCGTTGTGAGCATTCTGGGCATCCTCTCCATCGTAGTCTCGCTATGGGACAAGTTTTCGGAGCCGGGACTTCGTCCCTTGCGCGCTGGCGTTTTTATGAGCTTTGGCCTGTCCGGTGTCATTCCAGCTATTCACTACAGCATCATGGAGGGCTGGTTCAGCCAGATGAGCCGCGCCAGTCTGGGTTGGCTGATTCTGATGG GCCTCCTATACATCCTTGGCGCGTTGCTGTACGCCCTCCGTGTTCCCGAGCGCTGGTTCCCCGGAAAGTTCGACATTTGG gGTCAATCACATCAAATATTCCACATACTGGTCATTGCGGCTGCCTTTGTCCACTACCACGGCATCTCCGAAATGGCCATGTACCGCGTCATGTATAGCGAATGCACTGTTCCCATCGAACCAATAACCTTTTAG
- the LOC122619026 gene encoding adiponectin receptor protein isoform X3, whose product MQTLPEVIVRVNPDLEPDLSQETHRTQDTVKAQAENPVMTEVLKAGVLSDEIDLGALAHNAAEQAEEFVRKVWEASWKVCHYKNLPKWLQDNDFLHRGHRPPLPSFRACFKSIFRVHTETGNIWTHLLGCIAFIGVALYFISRPSVEIQTQEKIVFGAFFIGAIVCLGFSFAFHTLSCHSVEMGRLFSKLDYCGIALLIMGSFVPWLYYGFYCHYQPKVIYLSVVSILGILSIVVSLWDKFSEPGLRPLRAGVFMSFGLSGVIPAIHYSIMEGWFSQMSRASLGWLILMGLLYILGALLYALRVPERWFPGKFDIWGQSHQIFHILVIAAAFVHYHGISEMAMYRVMYSECTVPIEPITF is encoded by the exons ATGCAGACGCTGCCGGAGGTTATAGTGCGTGTGAACCCGGATCTGGAGCCGGATCTCAGTCAAGAAACTCATAGAACCCAGGACACAGTCAAGGCGCAAGCTGAAAATCCAGTC ATGACGGAAGTGCTGAAGGCCGGAGTTCTCTCCGATGAAATTGACTTGGGCGCATTGGCACACAATGCCGCCGAGCAGGCAGAGGAGTTTGTGCGCAAG GTCTGGGAGGCTAGCTGGAAGGTGTGTCACTACAAAAATCTACCCAAGTGGCTGCAGGACAACGACTTCCTACACCGCGGCCATCGCCCACCGCTGCCCTCTTTCCGTGCGTGCtttaaatcgattttccgCGTACACACGGAAACTGGCAACATCTGGACACATCTTCTTGGCTGCATCGCCTTCATCGGCGTGGCTTTGTACTTCATCTCGCGCCCCTCGGTTGAGATCCAGACACAGGAGAAGATCGTTTTTGGAGCCTTTTTCATCGGAGCCATCGTATGTCTAGGATTCTCATTCGCTTTTCACACACTGAGCTGTCACTCTGTAGAGATGGGAAGACTGTTTTCTAA ACTTGACTATTGTGGAATTGCGCTGCTGATCATGGGTTCCTTTGTGCCTTGGCTGTACTATGGCTTCTACTGTCATTACCAGCCAAAGGTCATATACCTATCCGTTGTGAGCATTCTGGGCATCCTCTCCATCGTAGTCTCGCTATGGGACAAGTTTTCGGAGCCGGGACTTCGTCCCTTGCGCGCTGGCGTTTTTATGAGCTTTGGCCTGTCCGGTGTCATTCCAGCTATTCACTACAGCATCATGGAGGGCTGGTTCAGCCAGATGAGCCGCGCCAGTCTGGGTTGGCTGATTCTGATGG GCCTCCTATACATCCTTGGCGCGTTGCTGTACGCCCTCCGTGTTCCCGAGCGCTGGTTCCCCGGAAAGTTCGACATTTGG gGTCAATCACATCAAATATTCCACATACTGGTCATTGCGGCTGCCTTTGTCCACTACCACGGCATCTCCGAAATGGCCATGTACCGCGTCATGTATAGCGAATGCACTGTTCCCATCGAACCAATAACCTTTTAG
- the LOC122619026 gene encoding adiponectin receptor protein isoform X1 gives MDSATNLLERHGSAADVSGGSHPAEVEVTTQARATFGMDAEGHATGEAVTTTTATLRREGSDEDIFEQVQMILRKRRGWGPEDSLSPNDLDLLEYDDELGEEDDAGCPLPSTPEDTQLIEAEMTEVLKAGVLSDEIDLGALAHNAAEQAEEFVRKVWEASWKVCHYKNLPKWLQDNDFLHRGHRPPLPSFRACFKSIFRVHTETGNIWTHLLGCIAFIGVALYFISRPSVEIQTQEKIVFGAFFIGAIVCLGFSFAFHTLSCHSVEMGRLFSKLDYCGIALLIMGSFVPWLYYGFYCHYQPKVIYLSVVSILGILSIVVSLWDKFSEPGLRPLRAGVFMSFGLSGVIPAIHYSIMEGWFSQMSRASLGWLILMGLLYILGALLYALRVPERWFPGKFDIWGQSHQIFHILVIAAAFVHYHGISEMAMYRVMYSECTVPIEPITF, from the exons ATGGATTCGGCCACCAATCTCCTGGAGCGACACGGCTCAGCGGCTGATGTGAGTGGCGGAAGCCACCCCGCCGAAGTGGAGGTAACCACCCAGGCCCGTGCCACTTTTGGCATGGACGCCGAAGGACATGCTACCGGGGAGGCAGTGACCACCACCACGGCCACCTTGCGTAGGGAAGGATCCGACGAGGACATCTTTGAGCAGGTGCAGATGATTCTGCGCAAGCGGCGTGGCTGGGGACCAGAGGACTCGCTCAGTCCCAATGATCTGGACCTCCTGGAGTACGACGACGAGTTGGGCGAGGAGGATGACGCCGGTTGTCCACTCCCCTCGACGCCGGAGGACACACAGCTTATTGAGGCGGAG ATGACGGAAGTGCTGAAGGCCGGAGTTCTCTCCGATGAAATTGACTTGGGCGCATTGGCACACAATGCCGCCGAGCAGGCAGAGGAGTTTGTGCGCAAG GTCTGGGAGGCTAGCTGGAAGGTGTGTCACTACAAAAATCTACCCAAGTGGCTGCAGGACAACGACTTCCTACACCGCGGCCATCGCCCACCGCTGCCCTCTTTCCGTGCGTGCtttaaatcgattttccgCGTACACACGGAAACTGGCAACATCTGGACACATCTTCTTGGCTGCATCGCCTTCATCGGCGTGGCTTTGTACTTCATCTCGCGCCCCTCGGTTGAGATCCAGACACAGGAGAAGATCGTTTTTGGAGCCTTTTTCATCGGAGCCATCGTATGTCTAGGATTCTCATTCGCTTTTCACACACTGAGCTGTCACTCTGTAGAGATGGGAAGACTGTTTTCTAA ACTTGACTATTGTGGAATTGCGCTGCTGATCATGGGTTCCTTTGTGCCTTGGCTGTACTATGGCTTCTACTGTCATTACCAGCCAAAGGTCATATACCTATCCGTTGTGAGCATTCTGGGCATCCTCTCCATCGTAGTCTCGCTATGGGACAAGTTTTCGGAGCCGGGACTTCGTCCCTTGCGCGCTGGCGTTTTTATGAGCTTTGGCCTGTCCGGTGTCATTCCAGCTATTCACTACAGCATCATGGAGGGCTGGTTCAGCCAGATGAGCCGCGCCAGTCTGGGTTGGCTGATTCTGATGG GCCTCCTATACATCCTTGGCGCGTTGCTGTACGCCCTCCGTGTTCCCGAGCGCTGGTTCCCCGGAAAGTTCGACATTTGG gGTCAATCACATCAAATATTCCACATACTGGTCATTGCGGCTGCCTTTGTCCACTACCACGGCATCTCCGAAATGGCCATGTACCGCGTCATGTATAGCGAATGCACTGTTCCCATCGAACCAATAACCTTTTAG